The proteins below are encoded in one region of Helianthus annuus cultivar XRQ/B chromosome 2, HanXRQr2.0-SUNRISE, whole genome shotgun sequence:
- the LOC110890146 gene encoding uncharacterized protein LOC110890146 produces MLHFTHINAPEDVALQDLTEQGTVDQASDHSSYEDSEGEVNSPGESEDDDILGKKHKVNVPVTTECTDWTKWEWVPGTRFVSREAFKAATKLYAVANGRDLKISISDKKRHGRIGVSCSKNCPFKVYATSYDRKGCYLVRTVTSTHTSKEIQDAVKEKYKVIVNNWFAYNTKRSAHRKLHGSMKEHYCKMGSYLEALRVANPASTFELLTVPPQFHDDYTSDTEVFFRLFVCFDGVKQGFLAGCRRLLCLDGCFLKTFLGGMLLAAIGRDANDQMFPLAWAMVEGENTLSWTWFMQELKKCLDVTDDGNGWTLVSDQQKGLLNAVASHWTKAEHRNCAMHIYANWHKKHKGDELKEVFWKAVRAYCEPDFKDAIEEMKELLTEASEAFIKQNPRYFCRCYLSTDIKSDVVVSNMAETFNGFIIKSRSKHIINMLEDIRLAIMTRLARKKMKMLAKTVTVCPRIQLKLDKEKDKAWRCEVFPSNATLFQVKGFDDVSVDIENKSCSCRKWDLTGLPCYHMCAVASFLGREAEEFVHESYKKEMYLKAYDYIIPPLPSEKYWPVVDLPLDPPPVKIGPGRPKKNRKKDPHENPKKPGKLTKHGMTMTCSGCGSKEHNKRRCPEKGKVFSEPKRARGRGRPRKDAAGQVSTPVDVAGTKRGKGRGRPRKVTPSEHSTQQSTLSTQQPSQGVVHLA; encoded by the exons atgttgcatttcaCACACATCAATGCACCTGAAGATGTTGCCTTGCAAGATCTAACAGAACAAGGAACTGTTGACCAAGCAAGTGACCACAGTAGTTATGAGGATTCTGAAGGTGAAGTAAACTCCCCAGGTGaaagtgaagatgatgatatccTTGGTAAGAAACACAAGGTAAATGTGCCAGTTACAACCGAATGTACAGACTGGACTAAGTGGGAGTGGGTGCCTGGGACTAGATTTGTTAGTAGAGAGGCTTTCAAGGCTGCAACTAAGTTGTATGCAGTAGCAAATGGTAGAGATCTGAAAATATCTATCAGTGATAAGAAAAGGCATGGTAGGATAGGTGTGAGTTGCAGCAAAAATTGTCCATTTAAGGTGTATGCTACATCTTATGATAGGAAGGGTTGTTATTTGGTTAGAACTGTTACCAGCACTCATACTT CTAAGGAGATTCAAGATGCAGTTAAGGAGAAGTACAAGGTAATTGTAAATAATTGGTTTGCTTATAACACAAAGAGGAGTGCACACAGGAAGTTGCATGGGTCAATGAAAGAGCACTACTGTAAGATGGGTTCTTATCTTGAAGCATTGAGGGTTGCCAACCCAGCATCAACATTTGAACTTCTAACGGTACCACCACAATTTCATGATGATTACACATCAGACACTGAGGTATTCTTCCGGTTATTTGTATGCTTTGATGGGGTGAAGCAAGGTTTTCTAGCTGGATGTAGAAGACTATTGTGTTTAGATGGCTGTTTTCTAAAAACCTTTCTTGGAGGCATGTTATTAGCAGCAATAGGTAGAGATGCTAATGACCAAATGTTCCCTCTTGCATGGGCAATGGTTGAAGGAGAGAATACACTGAGTTGGACATGGTTTATGCAAGAATTGAAGAAGTGCTTGGATGTAACTGATGATGGTAATGGATGGACTCTAGTATCTGATCAACAAAAG GGGTTGCTGAATGCTGTTGCATCACATTGGACAAAGGCTGAACATCGAAATTGTGCCATGCATATATATGCAAACTGGCACAAGAAACACAAGGGTGATGAATTAAAGGAGGTATTTTGGAAGGCAGTTAGAGCATATTGTGAACCAGATTTCAAGGATGCTATAGAAGAAATGAAAGAGTTGTTAACCGAAGCAAGTGAAGCATTTATTAAGCAGAACCCAAGGTACTTCTGTAGATGCTATCTAAGCACTGATATAAAGTCAGATGTGGTGGTAAGCAACATGGCAGAAACATTCAATGGGTTTATCATTAAGTCAAGGTCAAAGCATATCATAAACATGTTAGAAGATATTAGACTTGCAATAATGACAAGGTTGGCTAGGAAGAAAATGAAGATGTTGGCTAAGACTGTGACTGTTTGTCCTAGGATTCAGCTGAAGCTTGATAAGGAGAAGGATAAGGCTTGGAGGTGTGAAGTGTTCCCATCCAATGCCACACTGTTTCAGGTGAAGGGATTTGATGATGTGTCTGTGGATATAGAGAACAAGAGTTGTTCATGTAGGAAGTGGGATTTGACTGGGTTGCCATGTTACCATATGTGTGCTGTTGCTAGTTTCTTGGGTAGGGAGGCTGAGGAATTTGTTCATGAAAGCTATAAAAAGGAGATGTACCTCAAAGCATATGACTACATAATACCTCCCTTACCATCAGAGAAATACTGGCCTGTAGTTGACCTTCCATTGGACCCCCCACCTGTTAAAATAGGCCCAGGAAGACCAAAGAAGAATAGGAAAAAGGATCCACATGAAAATCCAAAGAAACCAGGGAAGCTAACCAAGCATGGTATGACAATGACTTGCAGTGGTTGTGGGAGCAAGGAACATAACAAAAGGAGATGTCCAGAAAAGGGTAAGGTATTTAGTGAACCAAAAAGGGCAAGGGGAAGGGGTAGGCCTAGGAAAGATGCGGCTGGTCAGGTCAGTACTCCTGTTGATGTTGCTGGAACAAAAAGAGGCAAGGGTAGGGGAAGGCCAAGGAAAGTAACACCAAGTGAGCATTCTACTCAGCAATCTACTCTGTCCACTCAGCAGCCTAGTCAAGGAGTTGTTCACCTTGCATGA